In Winkia neuii, a genomic segment contains:
- the dnaN gene encoding DNA polymerase III subunit beta, whose product MKFRVDRDVLADAVTWTARTLPQRPAVPVLAGVRLTTEGSIVVLSSFDYETSARSTIEAQVDEDGEVLVSGRLLADICKALPAKPVDVVLDGPKVRIQCGSSKFSLLTMPLDDYPALPAVPPVVGTIDSADFSQAVSQVAVAASRDDTLPLLTTINCEINGDTLTMLATDRYRLAQRDIKWNPSEGSLQVGALVRSKMLTDMTKSLSGGGEVKISLSTESGSAAILAMEQGGRRMTSQLTDGDYPQVRRLFPENTSIHAVVDRVELQSALKRVSLVAERNTAVRLTLEPGQLTLEAGQGEDAQAREDVPLHLDGEPIVTAFNPHYLLDGLNAIDDPYVKMSFNHPSKPAVLTGQEEPGAGEDTSYRYLLMPIRYGI is encoded by the coding sequence GTGAAGTTCCGTGTAGACCGCGATGTACTGGCCGATGCCGTAACTTGGACGGCCCGAACTTTGCCGCAGCGACCCGCGGTTCCTGTATTGGCTGGCGTTCGCCTCACTACCGAGGGTTCGATTGTTGTTCTTTCTTCCTTCGACTACGAAACTTCTGCTCGCTCTACTATCGAAGCGCAAGTTGACGAGGACGGAGAGGTACTCGTTTCCGGCAGGCTCCTTGCTGACATCTGCAAGGCTTTGCCCGCTAAGCCTGTGGACGTAGTTCTGGATGGGCCGAAGGTTCGCATCCAGTGTGGTTCTTCAAAGTTTTCGCTGCTCACCATGCCTTTGGATGATTATCCAGCACTGCCTGCGGTCCCCCCGGTTGTCGGTACTATCGATTCGGCAGATTTTTCGCAGGCTGTTTCTCAGGTGGCAGTTGCCGCATCGCGCGACGACACTTTGCCGTTGCTAACCACTATCAACTGCGAAATTAATGGCGACACTTTGACCATGCTTGCCACTGACCGTTACCGGTTGGCCCAGCGCGACATCAAGTGGAATCCTTCCGAAGGTTCGCTGCAGGTAGGCGCTCTGGTGCGGTCGAAGATGCTGACCGATATGACCAAGTCGCTCTCGGGTGGCGGTGAAGTAAAGATCTCGCTATCTACCGAATCCGGTTCTGCTGCAATTTTGGCTATGGAGCAGGGTGGCCGGCGCATGACCAGTCAGCTCACTGATGGCGACTACCCGCAAGTGCGCCGCCTCTTTCCCGAAAATACTTCTATTCATGCTGTAGTCGACCGGGTTGAATTGCAATCCGCCCTCAAGCGTGTGTCGCTTGTGGCTGAACGCAATACTGCGGTGCGACTAACTTTGGAACCTGGCCAACTCACTCTAGAGGCAGGTCAGGGCGAAGATGCACAGGCTCGTGAAGATGTGCCGCTTCACCTAGATGGCGAACCGATCGTTACGGCTTTCAACCCCCACTACCTGTTGGATGGGCTAAACGCCATTGACGATCCGTACGTGAAGATGTCCTTCAATCACCCGTCCAAGCCTGCTGTACTAACGGGACAGGAAGAGCCGGGCGCCGGTGAAGATACTTCCTATCGCTACCTGCTGATGCCTATTCGCTACGGCATATAA
- the recF gene encoding DNA replication/repair protein RecF (All proteins in this family for which functions are known are DNA-binding proteins that assist the filamentation of RecA onto DNA for the initiation of recombination or recombinational repair.): protein MHLTDLALDDFRSYRHVVTRLSGGINVFLGKNGQGKTNLVEAVAYLSTFSSHRVAADTALVRIASAGEPTPSAGVIRARAVEDGHEKLLEVEIVRGKANRARLNRGSIRPKELLGIVRTVVFAPEDLQIVRGDPAGRRRFVDDLVVQLQPMMAPVYTEHDKILRQRSALLRTAGKKPASLSTLDVWDAHLAQVAAKIIAARARVVQSLAPLLVGAHAAIAEDARDLNISYQSSLAGKIAFAEADLLDPEIMEEKMGQALALLRPRELERGVNLVGAHRDDIFLALEQMPIKGYASHGETWSTALALRLAAFALLKDDGTEPILILDDVFAELDAHRRASLAKVMQASEQVIVTAAVGEDLPEIAEATYFDVTFDSDEGTQIERRDG, encoded by the coding sequence GTGCACCTAACCGACCTTGCGTTAGACGATTTTCGATCCTACCGGCATGTTGTTACACGCCTTTCCGGTGGGATCAACGTCTTTTTGGGCAAGAATGGGCAGGGCAAAACTAACTTGGTCGAGGCCGTAGCCTACCTTTCTACGTTTTCGTCCCACCGGGTGGCAGCCGATACGGCGCTGGTTCGCATTGCCAGCGCGGGTGAGCCGACGCCCTCGGCAGGGGTGATCCGGGCCCGCGCTGTGGAAGATGGCCACGAGAAGCTCCTGGAAGTGGAAATTGTGCGCGGTAAGGCCAATAGGGCTCGGCTGAATAGGGGTTCTATCAGGCCTAAAGAGCTGTTGGGTATTGTGCGCACGGTGGTATTTGCCCCCGAGGATCTGCAGATTGTTCGCGGTGACCCTGCAGGTAGACGCCGGTTTGTGGATGACTTGGTGGTGCAACTACAGCCCATGATGGCGCCCGTGTACACGGAGCATGACAAGATTTTGCGGCAGCGTTCTGCCCTGTTGCGGACCGCTGGGAAGAAGCCTGCTTCGCTTTCGACTTTAGATGTGTGGGACGCTCATTTGGCGCAGGTAGCGGCCAAGATTATTGCCGCTCGGGCCCGAGTGGTGCAGTCTTTGGCACCGTTATTGGTGGGCGCCCACGCGGCCATTGCCGAGGACGCGCGCGATCTGAACATTTCCTACCAAAGTTCGTTGGCGGGCAAGATCGCTTTTGCCGAGGCGGACTTGTTGGATCCAGAAATAATGGAAGAAAAGATGGGTCAGGCGCTAGCACTGTTGCGGCCACGCGAATTGGAGCGAGGGGTCAACCTGGTGGGGGCGCACCGCGACGACATTTTCTTGGCGCTTGAGCAGATGCCGATCAAGGGGTACGCCTCGCACGGGGAAACATGGTCTACCGCACTAGCACTGCGGCTGGCGGCGTTTGCGCTGCTCAAGGACGATGGAACTGAGCCAATACTCATATTGGACGATGTTTTTGCGGAACTCGATGCGCACAGGCGGGCCTCTTTGGCAAAGGTCATGCAAGCTTCTGAACAGGTGATTGTGACAGCAGCTGTGGGCGAGGACTTGCCCGAGATTGCAGAAGCGACATATTTTGATGTCACTTTTGATTCGGATGAGGGAACCCAGATTGAGCGACGCGATGGATGA
- a CDS encoding DUF721 domain-containing protein, which translates to MSDAMDEKLRYARAALRKAQQDAWEKGQARLSAKQLAHVRSPKERSEDEPALEVPSSEQVWQAPPGIARGGTGPRPSRRDPKKVSVVASFLTRKNGWNKQLRSASIEAKWPEILGPKLLEHAQIETIQAPKLVIRASSTPWANALRMQIPTLLNRIDQKIGAGFITEVTILAPAAPKWTHGRLRVKGRGPRDTYG; encoded by the coding sequence TTGAGCGACGCGATGGATGAAAAGCTGCGGTATGCTCGCGCTGCATTGCGGAAGGCGCAGCAGGATGCGTGGGAGAAGGGGCAGGCGCGGCTAAGCGCGAAGCAACTGGCGCATGTGCGTTCCCCGAAAGAACGCAGTGAGGACGAACCCGCCCTCGAAGTGCCCAGTTCTGAACAGGTGTGGCAGGCTCCCCCGGGCATTGCGCGTGGGGGTACCGGGCCGAGGCCGTCGCGGCGCGATCCGAAGAAAGTTTCTGTTGTTGCGTCGTTTCTTACCCGCAAGAACGGGTGGAACAAGCAGCTACGCTCGGCTTCCATTGAGGCTAAGTGGCCCGAGATTTTGGGGCCAAAACTGCTTGAGCATGCTCAGATTGAAACGATTCAGGCCCCGAAACTGGTGATTCGGGCTTCTTCTACCCCCTGGGCTAATGCGCTGCGAATGCAGATCCCTACCCTGCTTAACCGTATTGACCAGAAAATCGGTGCCGGCTTTATCACCGAGGTTACGATTTTGGCGCCCGCAGCACCGAAGTGGACGCACGGCCGGTTGCGAGTGAAAGGAAGGGGCCCGCGCGACACTTACGGGTAG
- the gyrB gene encoding DNA topoisomerase (ATP-hydrolyzing) subunit B yields the protein MSEPQHNQGEYGASDITVLEGLEAVRKRPGMYIGSTGERGLHHLVYEVVDNAVDEALAGYCDHIEVTIQKDGGIRVDDNGRGIPVDMHPTEKRPTVEVVMTILHAGGKFGGGGYAVSGGLHGVGISVVNALSKRVDTEVRRQGFVWRQKFANGGHPVGSLEKGEPTDQTGTSQTFYPDPDIFETVRFDFETLRMRFQQMAFLNKGLRITLTDLREGVTVEGDEIAGQDADGDGVDDAEQPKVKRVSYCYQNGLRDYVEFLNTRKKTDVINSQIIDFEAEDAQAGMSVEIALQWTTAYNVSIHTFANTINTTEGGTHEEGFRTSLTTILNKYARDKGLLKEKDSNLTGDDVREGLTAVISIKLTEPQFEGQTKTKLGNTAARTFVYSNMYQRLGDWLDEHPSEAKAIVHKAQSAANARVAARKAREATRRKGVLEGASMPGKLRDCSSRDASISEIFIVEGDSAGGSAVMGRNPETQAILPLRGKILNVEKARVDRAMSSETIQSLITALGTGVSEDFDIEKLRYHTIVLMADADVDGQHITTLLLTFLYRYMRPLIEQGHVYLATPPLYRIKWSNAAHDFVYSDKERDEKVRAGLAGGHRLPKEGGIQRYKGLGEMSDQELWETTMDPAGRILKKVEMQEAARADEVFSMLMGEDVESRRAFIQRNASDVRFLDI from the coding sequence GTGAGCGAACCACAACACAACCAGGGCGAATATGGCGCCTCGGATATTACTGTTCTTGAAGGACTCGAAGCGGTCCGAAAGCGTCCGGGCATGTACATCGGTTCAACCGGCGAACGCGGGTTGCATCACCTGGTATACGAAGTGGTGGACAACGCTGTAGACGAAGCTTTGGCTGGCTACTGCGACCACATTGAAGTAACCATCCAGAAGGATGGGGGCATTCGGGTTGATGACAATGGCCGTGGTATTCCGGTCGATATGCACCCAACCGAGAAGCGGCCCACGGTTGAAGTAGTAATGACTATCTTGCACGCTGGCGGCAAGTTCGGTGGCGGCGGGTACGCTGTTTCTGGCGGTCTGCACGGCGTGGGTATTTCGGTAGTTAACGCGCTGTCTAAGCGCGTGGACACGGAAGTACGTAGGCAGGGTTTTGTGTGGCGGCAGAAGTTCGCTAACGGCGGGCACCCGGTAGGTAGCTTGGAGAAGGGCGAACCTACTGATCAGACGGGTACTTCGCAAACTTTCTACCCCGATCCGGATATTTTCGAGACGGTGCGTTTTGATTTCGAAACTTTGCGCATGCGTTTCCAGCAGATGGCGTTCTTGAACAAGGGGCTGCGTATTACCCTTACTGATTTGCGCGAGGGCGTAACGGTCGAGGGCGACGAGATTGCGGGCCAGGACGCTGACGGCGACGGTGTTGACGATGCTGAACAGCCGAAGGTCAAGCGCGTCAGCTACTGCTACCAGAATGGGTTGCGAGACTACGTGGAGTTCTTGAACACGCGTAAGAAGACTGACGTGATCAATTCGCAGATTATCGATTTCGAGGCCGAAGACGCGCAGGCGGGCATGAGTGTCGAGATTGCGCTGCAGTGGACTACGGCCTACAACGTGTCGATCCATACTTTTGCGAACACGATCAATACGACCGAGGGTGGCACTCACGAAGAGGGCTTCCGTACTTCGCTTACTACGATCCTGAATAAGTATGCCCGCGACAAGGGGCTGCTGAAGGAAAAGGATTCGAATCTTACTGGCGATGACGTGCGGGAAGGCCTCACTGCGGTCATCTCTATCAAGCTTACTGAGCCGCAGTTCGAGGGGCAGACCAAGACCAAGTTGGGTAATACGGCTGCGCGCACGTTCGTGTACTCGAACATGTACCAGCGTCTTGGCGATTGGCTCGATGAGCATCCGTCGGAGGCAAAGGCGATTGTGCATAAGGCCCAGTCGGCGGCTAACGCGCGGGTGGCGGCCCGCAAGGCCCGTGAGGCAACTCGTCGCAAGGGTGTGCTTGAGGGCGCCTCGATGCCGGGCAAGTTGCGCGATTGTTCCTCTAGGGACGCCTCGATTTCAGAGATTTTCATAGTCGAGGGCGACTCGGCAGGCGGCAGTGCGGTGATGGGGCGTAACCCGGAAACGCAGGCAATTTTGCCGTTGCGCGGCAAGATTTTGAATGTGGAAAAGGCGCGTGTGGATCGAGCCATGTCTTCCGAGACGATCCAAAGCTTGATCACTGCCTTGGGCACTGGGGTTAGCGAAGATTTTGACATCGAGAAGTTGCGCTACCACACGATCGTGCTGATGGCAGATGCGGATGTTGACGGCCAGCACATTACTACCCTGCTGCTCACGTTCCTGTACCGCTACATGCGTCCTCTGATCGAGCAGGGGCACGTGTACTTGGCTACCCCGCCGCTGTATCGCATCAAGTGGTCGAATGCTGCACACGATTTTGTGTATTCGGACAAGGAACGCGACGAAAAGGTTAGGGCTGGCCTGGCTGGTGGCCACCGTCTTCCCAAGGAGGGCGGCATTCAGCGCTACAAGGGTCTAGGCGAGATGAGTGACCAAGAACTATGGGAAACCACCATGGACCCGGCAGGGCGAATCCTGAAGAAAGTCGAGATGCAGGAGGCCGCTCGTGCCGACGAGGTCTTCTCAATGCTCATGGGCGAGGACGTAGAGTCCCGTCGTGCTTTCATTCAGCGCAACGCTTCTGACGTACGCTTCCTGGATATCTAA
- the gyrA gene encoding DNA gyrase subunit A, whose amino-acid sequence MSTGDDVASAELIQTEAGGRLMQVDLENEMQKSYLDYAMSVIVGRALPDVRDGFKPVHRRILYTMYDGGYRPNAGFSKCMRVVGDVMGNFHPHGDAAVYDALARLVQPWSMRYPLVAGQGNFGSPGNLGPAAPRYTECKMAPMAMEMVRDIDEDTVDFMDNYDGRSREPVVLPSRFPALLANGSEGIAVGMATRIPPHNLRELNDGIQWYLQNPEVSREELLEGLMARIKGPDFPTGATILGRSGIEKAYRTGRGSIVQRAVVNVEEIHGRQCLVVTELPYQVNPDNLAEKIAQLVKDGQISGIADIRDETSGRSGQRLVIILKRDAVAKVVLNNLYKRTQLQDSFPANMLALVDGVPRTLSLDGFIKHWVDHQIEVIRRRTQFRLNKALERLHILEGYLKALDMLDEVIALIRRSPTVDEAREGLMDLLDVDQIQADAILALQLRRLAALERQKIIDEHSELKARCDDYRDILASDARQRSIVGEELGQIVEKYGDERRTQILPFDGEMSMEDLIPEEDVVVTITRSGYAKRTRMDQYRSQRRGGKGVRGAHLRSDDVVEHFFTTTTHDWLLFFTNFGRVYRVKGYELPEGGRDAKGQHVANLLAFQPDEHISQVLQIKDYEQADYLVLATKRGLVKKTRLSEYDSNRSGGIIAINLREDAEGVSDQLVSAVLANAQDDLIMVSRKGQSLRFTASDEALRPTGRATSGVTGMRFRDDDELLVMRRVEDDADLFVLTEGGYGKRTSLSEYRVQGRGGLGIKVANLVEARGDLVGALVVGEGDEVMVMMHGGKVVRSRVDEVSRTGRNTQGVIFSRPDKRDYVIGMTLNSETIEEEDEAEAEATDNKTETDSAQTGPARREADEKLAESENESEDEEN is encoded by the coding sequence ATGTCTACGGGTGACGATGTTGCTTCAGCGGAGTTGATCCAGACCGAGGCCGGCGGCCGACTGATGCAGGTCGACCTCGAAAACGAAATGCAGAAGTCCTATTTGGACTATGCAATGTCGGTCATTGTTGGGCGTGCGTTGCCTGACGTGCGCGATGGTTTTAAGCCGGTGCACCGTCGCATTTTGTACACGATGTATGACGGCGGCTACCGGCCTAATGCTGGTTTTTCGAAGTGTATGCGCGTCGTTGGCGACGTCATGGGTAACTTCCACCCTCACGGTGACGCTGCAGTGTATGACGCCTTGGCCCGCCTGGTGCAGCCGTGGTCGATGCGCTACCCGCTGGTTGCTGGCCAGGGTAACTTCGGCTCCCCCGGCAACTTGGGGCCGGCGGCACCGCGTTACACAGAGTGCAAGATGGCTCCGATGGCCATGGAGATGGTGCGCGACATTGACGAGGACACCGTTGACTTCATGGACAACTACGATGGTCGTTCCCGCGAGCCCGTCGTGTTGCCGTCGCGTTTCCCCGCCCTGTTGGCTAACGGCTCTGAAGGCATTGCGGTGGGCATGGCCACCCGCATTCCGCCGCACAATCTGCGCGAGCTAAATGATGGTATTCAGTGGTACTTGCAGAACCCGGAGGTTTCTCGCGAAGAATTGCTGGAAGGCCTGATGGCGCGCATCAAGGGTCCGGACTTCCCCACCGGGGCAACGATTCTGGGCCGCTCGGGGATCGAGAAGGCGTACCGTACTGGGCGCGGTTCCATCGTGCAGCGCGCGGTGGTAAATGTCGAGGAAATTCATGGTCGGCAGTGCCTGGTAGTTACCGAACTGCCCTACCAGGTAAACCCGGACAACTTGGCAGAAAAGATCGCCCAGCTGGTAAAGGATGGGCAGATCAGCGGCATTGCTGACATTCGCGACGAAACTTCCGGTAGGTCGGGCCAGCGCCTGGTCATCATTTTGAAGCGGGACGCCGTTGCGAAGGTTGTGCTCAACAACCTGTACAAGCGCACTCAGCTGCAGGATTCATTCCCGGCCAACATGCTGGCTCTGGTAGATGGCGTGCCACGCACCCTGTCTTTGGACGGCTTCATCAAGCACTGGGTGGACCATCAGATCGAAGTGATTCGCAGGCGCACTCAGTTCCGGTTGAACAAGGCTTTGGAACGCCTGCACATCTTGGAGGGCTACTTGAAGGCCCTCGACATGTTGGACGAAGTGATTGCGCTGATCCGCCGCTCGCCCACTGTCGATGAGGCTCGCGAAGGTTTGATGGACCTGCTAGATGTCGATCAGATTCAAGCCGATGCGATCTTGGCCTTGCAGCTGCGGCGACTGGCCGCCCTCGAAAGGCAGAAGATTATCGACGAGCACAGTGAACTGAAGGCTCGCTGTGATGACTACCGCGACATTTTGGCTTCGGATGCCCGCCAGCGTTCCATTGTCGGCGAGGAACTGGGCCAGATTGTCGAAAAGTATGGCGACGAGCGTCGTACCCAGATCTTGCCCTTCGATGGCGAGATGAGCATGGAAGACCTGATTCCTGAAGAGGACGTGGTGGTCACCATTACTCGTTCGGGTTACGCCAAGCGTACGCGCATGGACCAGTACCGGTCTCAGCGGCGCGGCGGCAAGGGCGTGCGCGGGGCTCACCTTCGTTCGGACGATGTGGTGGAACACTTCTTCACCACGACCACGCACGATTGGCTGCTCTTCTTCACTAACTTTGGACGCGTCTACCGCGTGAAGGGTTACGAATTGCCCGAGGGCGGTCGCGACGCCAAGGGACAGCACGTCGCTAACCTGTTGGCCTTCCAACCGGACGAACATATTTCGCAGGTACTGCAGATCAAAGATTACGAGCAGGCGGATTACCTGGTGCTTGCCACTAAGCGTGGCCTCGTGAAGAAGACGCGGCTGAGCGAATACGATTCGAATCGTTCTGGCGGCATCATCGCGATCAATCTTCGCGAGGACGCCGAGGGCGTGTCTGATCAACTAGTGTCGGCGGTGCTGGCAAACGCGCAAGACGACCTGATTATGGTGTCGCGAAAGGGCCAGTCGCTGCGCTTTACCGCGTCGGATGAGGCGCTGCGTCCAACCGGGCGTGCCACTTCGGGGGTAACAGGTATGCGCTTCCGCGACGACGATGAGCTGCTGGTTATGCGCCGCGTGGAAGATGACGCGGACTTGTTCGTCCTCACCGAGGGCGGCTACGGCAAGCGCACCTCGCTAAGCGAATATCGCGTACAGGGCCGTGGCGGCCTTGGTATTAAGGTGGCAAACCTTGTTGAAGCACGCGGTGACCTGGTGGGCGCCCTAGTTGTTGGCGAAGGCGACGAAGTGATGGTCATGATGCACGGCGGCAAGGTGGTTCGCTCTAGAGTTGACGAGGTTTCGCGCACTGGCCGTAACACGCAGGGCGTGATCTTCTCTAGGCCTGACAAGCGCGATTACGTGATCGGTATGACGCTCAACTCCGAAACTATCGAGGAAGAGGACGAGGCGGAAGCCGAAGCAACTGATAACAAAACAGAAACTGATTCCGCACAAACCGGCCCTGCCCGGCGCGAAGCTGACGAAAAGCTGGCAGAATCGGAAAACGAATCCGAAGATGAGGAGAACTAA
- a CDS encoding DUF3566 domain-containing protein, with protein MSTDVEQPATDGPRQVDLVVSRIDPWTIMKLTFLLSVAFGVAMILAALVIWLLLNGLQVFSSVRNFVESIDSENTLGSLIEMMKLPRVLGLTTVFAVCNAVLLTALATISAFLYNIAATLVGGVKLTLMDE; from the coding sequence ATGAGCACCGACGTGGAACAGCCGGCCACTGACGGGCCCCGTCAGGTAGACCTGGTCGTATCGCGCATTGATCCGTGGACCATTATGAAACTGACATTTCTGCTGTCGGTTGCTTTTGGCGTAGCCATGATTTTGGCGGCCCTGGTTATTTGGCTGCTTCTGAATGGCTTGCAAGTGTTTAGCTCTGTGCGCAACTTCGTCGAATCGATTGATTCCGAGAACACGTTGGGATCGCTAATCGAAATGATGAAGCTGCCGCGCGTGTTGGGACTAACTACCGTGTTTGCGGTTTGCAATGCCGTACTACTAACTGCGCTGGCCACCATTTCGGCCTTCCTCTACAACATCGCAGCCACTTTGGTTGGTGGCGTGAAGCTGACGTTGATGGACGAATAA
- a CDS encoding LacI family DNA-binding transcriptional regulator, translated as MGDARNDGFNRILGGRPEIALRKKKTGGARKAVTINDVAREAGVAPSTVSRTFSRPGRVNAETAERVREAAKRLGYRTGPISRAVFTPVNKMLAIVVQDISNPLLAEAVRGFMARAAKLGYMVMIVDSLEDSPKQRTSMERVLAMADGVALTSSRMSDSAIRQLIKVKPVVTINRAVQSIPSIVTDTRAGMRYAVEHLASLGHRRLSYLAGPENDWADGVRWRALLKACEALGIRGRRTSPQPPTVEGGYAAGKELLHSEATGVIGYNDVMSAGLIRFLRENGKSVPEDVSVVGVGNTIAATLSVPPLTAVASPAYTMGVTGASMLIGQIRKHGAAQVPAMVLPMKLIERASTGPVKA; from the coding sequence ATGGGCGATGCTAGAAATGACGGATTTAATAGGATCCTTGGCGGTAGGCCGGAAATTGCACTACGAAAAAAGAAGACCGGGGGAGCCCGCAAAGCGGTAACCATCAATGATGTGGCCCGTGAAGCTGGAGTTGCGCCCTCGACAGTGTCTAGGACGTTTTCTAGGCCCGGTCGCGTAAATGCGGAAACGGCCGAAAGGGTACGTGAGGCGGCCAAACGACTGGGCTATCGTACCGGTCCCATTTCGAGGGCGGTTTTCACCCCCGTAAATAAGATGCTCGCAATAGTCGTCCAGGACATCTCTAATCCGTTGTTAGCGGAGGCTGTGCGCGGCTTTATGGCTAGGGCCGCGAAGCTGGGTTACATGGTAATGATCGTGGATTCCCTAGAGGATAGTCCGAAGCAGCGCACTTCCATGGAGCGGGTACTAGCTATGGCCGACGGGGTGGCGCTTACGTCGTCGCGCATGTCGGATTCGGCAATTAGGCAACTGATCAAGGTGAAGCCGGTTGTGACGATCAACAGGGCGGTGCAGTCTATTCCGTCGATTGTCACTGACACACGAGCGGGTATGCGCTATGCCGTGGAGCATCTGGCCTCGCTGGGGCACAGGCGGCTGTCCTACCTTGCTGGGCCCGAAAACGACTGGGCGGACGGAGTGCGGTGGAGAGCGCTCCTGAAGGCTTGTGAAGCTTTGGGCATCCGTGGTCGGCGTACCAGTCCGCAACCGCCCACGGTCGAGGGCGGGTATGCGGCAGGCAAGGAATTGCTGCATTCGGAAGCTACCGGGGTTATTGGTTATAACGATGTGATGTCTGCGGGTTTGATTCGGTTCTTGCGCGAGAACGGCAAGTCGGTGCCGGAGGATGTTTCTGTGGTGGGTGTTGGCAACACCATTGCGGCTACCCTATCTGTACCGCCGCTGACGGCCGTGGCTTCGCCTGCCTACACCATGGGGGTAACCGGTGCGTCGATGCTGATCGGGCAGATTCGGAAGCATGGGGCCGCGCAGGTACCGGCCATGGTGTTACCTATGAAGCTGATAGAGCGTGCCTCTACAGGCCCTGTAAAGGCGTAG